A single window of Intrasporangium calvum DSM 43043 DNA harbors:
- the lpdA gene encoding dihydrolipoyl dehydrogenase, translating into MSAEAADDYDVVILGGGSGGYACALRSAQLGLKVALVEKGKLGGTCLHRGCIPTKALLHAAEVADVARDGARFGVKSTFESVDMAAVHSYKDGVVSRLHKGLQGLVSSAQVDYVEGAGALDGPHTVVVGDRRLTGRNVVLATGSHARSLPGLEIGGRIMTSDQALVLDHVPARVVVLGGGVIGVEFASVFKSFGAEVTIVEALPHLVPAEDEAISKQLERSFRKRKIVFKTGARFAGATQADDVVTVSLESGETLSADLLLVAVGRGPVTEGLGYEAAGVTVERGFVPTDERLRTNVAGVYAVGDIVPGLQLAHRGFAQGIFVAEEIAGLSPAVIKESGIPRVTYCDPEVASVGLTEAQARESFEEVETYEYNLGGNGKSQILGTQGFIKLVRRKDGPVVGVHMIGARVGEQIGEAQLIVNWEAHPEDVAGLVHAHPTQNEALGEAHLALSGKPLHAHA; encoded by the coding sequence ATGTCGGCTGAAGCCGCAGACGACTACGACGTCGTCATCCTCGGTGGGGGGTCCGGCGGCTACGCCTGCGCCCTCCGGTCGGCGCAGCTGGGGCTCAAGGTCGCCCTGGTCGAGAAGGGCAAGCTCGGTGGAACCTGCCTCCACCGAGGGTGCATCCCCACCAAGGCGCTGCTCCACGCGGCCGAGGTCGCCGACGTCGCGCGCGATGGCGCCCGGTTCGGTGTCAAGTCGACGTTCGAGTCGGTCGACATGGCGGCCGTCCACAGCTACAAGGACGGCGTCGTCAGCCGGCTCCACAAGGGCCTGCAGGGCTTGGTGAGCTCCGCTCAGGTCGACTACGTCGAGGGCGCCGGCGCCCTGGACGGCCCCCACACCGTCGTCGTCGGCGACCGTCGCCTCACCGGCAGGAACGTCGTCCTCGCCACCGGCAGCCACGCGAGGTCGTTGCCGGGGCTCGAGATCGGCGGCCGGATCATGACCTCCGACCAGGCCCTGGTCCTCGACCACGTCCCAGCCCGGGTCGTCGTGCTCGGCGGCGGCGTCATCGGTGTCGAGTTCGCCTCCGTGTTCAAGAGCTTCGGCGCCGAGGTGACGATCGTCGAGGCCCTGCCCCACCTCGTCCCCGCGGAGGACGAGGCGATCAGCAAGCAGCTCGAGCGGTCCTTCCGCAAGCGGAAGATCGTTTTCAAGACCGGCGCCCGGTTCGCCGGCGCCACCCAGGCCGACGACGTCGTCACCGTCTCGCTCGAGTCCGGCGAGACGCTGAGCGCGGACCTCCTGCTCGTCGCGGTCGGTCGCGGCCCCGTGACCGAAGGTCTGGGATACGAGGCGGCCGGCGTGACGGTCGAGCGCGGTTTCGTGCCGACGGACGAGCGGCTCCGCACCAACGTCGCCGGGGTCTATGCCGTCGGTGACATCGTCCCGGGGCTGCAGCTGGCCCACCGTGGATTCGCGCAGGGCATCTTCGTCGCCGAGGAGATCGCCGGCCTCTCCCCCGCCGTCATCAAGGAGTCCGGCATCCCTCGGGTCACGTACTGCGATCCGGAGGTGGCGTCCGTGGGTCTGACCGAGGCCCAGGCACGTGAGTCCTTCGAGGAGGTGGAGACCTACGAGTACAACCTCGGCGGCAACGGGAAGTCCCAGATCTTGGGCACTCAGGGGTTCATCAAGCTGGTTCGGCGCAAGGATGGACCCGTGGTGGGTGTTCACATGATCGGGGCCCGGGTGGGTGAGCAGATCGGCGAGGCCCAGTTGATCGTCAACTGGGAGGCGCACCCTGAGGACGTCGCCGGCCTCGTCCACGCCCACCCCACGCAGAACGAGGCGCTCGGGGAGGCCCACCTGGCCCTGTCCGGCAAGCCCTTGCACGCGCACGCTTGA
- the lipB gene encoding lipoyl(octanoyl) transferase LipB: MRFVHLGLAPDFVDYEQAWEIQRQTHAKVVAGEEPDTVYLLEHAPVYTAGKRTEPQERPKDGTPVVDVDRGGKITWHGPGQITGYPIVRLPAPIDVVGYVRALEEMMIRVCADFGVEAGRVEGESGTWIAADDRGPRRKIGAIGIRVSRQVAMHGFAFNCNPDLSWGEVIIPCGIVGAGVTSLSVEVGRDVPVPEVLPHVEQHLGEIIPALQPNRRVLA; the protein is encoded by the coding sequence ATGCGTTTCGTGCACCTCGGCCTGGCCCCCGACTTCGTCGACTACGAGCAGGCGTGGGAGATCCAGCGTCAGACGCACGCCAAGGTCGTCGCGGGTGAGGAGCCCGACACCGTCTACCTGCTGGAGCACGCGCCGGTCTACACGGCCGGCAAGCGGACCGAGCCGCAGGAGCGGCCCAAGGACGGCACGCCCGTCGTCGACGTCGACCGCGGCGGCAAGATCACCTGGCACGGCCCGGGTCAGATCACCGGCTATCCCATCGTGCGTCTGCCTGCCCCGATCGACGTCGTCGGCTACGTCCGCGCGCTCGAGGAGATGATGATCCGGGTCTGTGCCGACTTCGGCGTCGAGGCGGGCCGGGTCGAGGGCGAGAGCGGCACGTGGATCGCCGCCGACGACCGCGGGCCCCGACGCAAGATCGGCGCGATCGGCATCCGGGTGAGCCGACAGGTGGCGATGCACGGCTTCGCGTTCAACTGCAACCCCGACCTGTCGTGGGGCGAGGTCATCATCCCGTGCGGCATCGTCGGCGCCGGCGTGACGTCGCTGTCCGTCGAGGTGGGTCGCGATGTCCCGGTGCCGGAGGTCCTCCCGCACGTCGAGCAGCACCTCGGCGAGATCATCCCCGCGCTCCAGCCGAACCGGCGCGTCCTCGCCTGA
- a CDS encoding Gfo/Idh/MocA family protein, which yields MPLSSLPENRPLRVGLAGYGVGGREFHAPALAGAGLAVAAVSTSNAERVAQVEAELPGAQVVPDLAAMLAAVELDLVVLTTPTGLHAEQAEQVIEAGVALVVDKPLAASSSEAGRIVDLAAHRGVPLTVFQNRRYDPELAALLAVRDQGLVGDIRRAEYRWDRWRPEPKHRWRETQTAEQGAGLLLDLGSHLLDQAVILHGEVESVYAELFSRTVVAEDDVFLACRHTSGVVGHIMATSVNGAPGPRARLMGSTGAYVIGRQFDEVSAFADFESDGEAVGWIVRGDQRERGPVVGASDQAAFYRAVAAALTSGDPQSGMPVDPRDAVHVLAVIDAARASQQARQVVEVLTPGEAPGS from the coding sequence ATGCCGCTGAGCTCGCTGCCCGAGAACCGTCCCCTCCGCGTCGGCCTGGCCGGGTACGGCGTGGGCGGTCGCGAGTTCCATGCCCCGGCGCTCGCGGGTGCCGGGCTCGCTGTCGCCGCCGTGTCGACCTCGAACGCCGAACGGGTGGCGCAGGTCGAGGCGGAGCTGCCGGGGGCGCAGGTCGTCCCGGACCTGGCGGCGATGCTGGCTGCCGTGGAGCTCGACCTCGTGGTCCTGACGACGCCGACCGGGCTGCACGCCGAGCAGGCCGAGCAGGTCATCGAGGCCGGCGTGGCGCTCGTCGTGGACAAGCCCCTTGCCGCCAGCTCCTCGGAGGCGGGCCGCATCGTCGACCTGGCCGCTCACCGCGGTGTTCCGCTCACGGTATTCCAGAACCGGCGCTACGACCCCGAGCTGGCAGCACTCCTCGCGGTGCGGGACCAGGGCCTCGTGGGAGACATCCGGCGGGCCGAGTACCGGTGGGACCGGTGGCGGCCAGAGCCCAAGCACCGCTGGAGGGAGACCCAGACCGCCGAGCAGGGGGCGGGGCTGCTCCTCGACCTCGGCTCGCACCTGCTGGACCAGGCCGTCATCCTGCACGGTGAGGTCGAGTCGGTGTACGCCGAGCTCTTCTCCCGGACGGTGGTGGCCGAGGACGACGTCTTCCTGGCGTGCCGTCACACGTCAGGAGTGGTCGGCCACATCATGGCGACGTCGGTCAACGGAGCGCCCGGTCCGCGCGCGCGGCTCATGGGCTCGACCGGCGCCTATGTCATCGGGCGGCAGTTCGACGAGGTGAGCGCCTTCGCCGACTTCGAGAGCGACGGGGAGGCCGTCGGGTGGATCGTCCGGGGGGACCAGCGCGAGCGGGGGCCGGTGGTCGGGGCGTCGGACCAGGCGGCGTTCTACCGTGCGGTCGCCGCGGCCCTCACCTCCGGCGACCCGCAGTCCGGGATGCCGGTGGACCCGCGTGACGCCGTGCACGTCCTCGCCGTCATCGACGCAGCGCGGGCCAGCCAGCAGGCCCGTCAGGTGGTCGAGGTGCTCACGCCCGGGGAGGCGCCCGGGAGCTGA
- a CDS encoding DUF5302 domain-containing protein, whose product MSKQEGSTTGPSEEMKAKFRQALDKKQAHGGKDVSEDDQDRSKVHGAHGPAKAQQMFRRKAGS is encoded by the coding sequence ATGTCCAAACAAGAAGGTTCCACCACCGGCCCCAGTGAGGAGATGAAGGCCAAGTTCCGCCAGGCGCTCGACAAGAAGCAGGCGCACGGGGGCAAGGACGTCTCCGAGGACGACCAGGACCGGTCGAAGGTGCACGGAGCCCACGGGCCCGCCAAGGCTCAGCAGATGTTCCGCCGCAAGGCCGGTAGCTGA
- the sucB gene encoding 2-oxoglutarate dehydrogenase, E2 component, dihydrolipoamide succinyltransferase gives MSERVTMPALGESVTEGTVTRWLKNVGDRVEVDEPLLEVSTDKVDTEIPSPVAGTLQEILVQEDDTVPVGADLAVIGEGAAAADEPAPAAEQPAEAKQPAAEEAPAATAAPAPEAPSTEQEPQPATSEPEAEQAQQPQAAASPAGGGEGQTVTMPALGESVTEGTVTRWLKAEGDDVAVDEPLLEVSTDKVDTEIPSPIAGTLTKILVGEDETVPVGGDLAIIGGSAPAEAEAPAAPAEPEAPAAPAEAEAPAAPAEAPAAPAQPEAPAQPEAPAAPEAPAEAPAAPATPAAATSDSSDAAAYVTPLVRKLAAQNGIDLSTLKGTGVGGRIRKQDVLDAAQAAQAAQAAQEPAAPEAPAPAPAAAEAPAAAPAAAAAVSPKRGTREKMTRLRKIIATRMVESLQVSAQLTTVVEVDLTKVARIRDRVKKDFEAREGTKLSFLPFLALAATEALKAHPMVNASVEGDEVVYHGTENLSIAVDTDKGLMVPVVKNVGDLNIAGLARAIADLADRTRNNKVTPDDLSGGTFTITNTGSRGALFDTPIINQPQVAILGTGTIVKRPVVVTDADGGETIAIRSMMYLALSYDHRIVDGADAARFLGTMKARLEEGHFEA, from the coding sequence ATGTCAGAACGCGTGACCATGCCGGCCCTGGGTGAGTCAGTCACCGAAGGGACCGTCACCCGCTGGCTGAAGAACGTCGGCGATCGCGTCGAGGTGGACGAGCCCCTGCTCGAGGTCTCGACGGACAAGGTCGACACCGAGATCCCCTCTCCCGTCGCCGGGACCCTCCAGGAGATCCTCGTCCAGGAGGACGACACCGTCCCGGTCGGGGCCGACCTCGCCGTGATCGGCGAAGGCGCCGCAGCCGCCGACGAGCCTGCACCGGCCGCCGAGCAGCCCGCCGAGGCGAAGCAGCCCGCAGCCGAGGAGGCGCCAGCAGCGACCGCCGCGCCCGCACCCGAGGCCCCCAGTACCGAGCAGGAGCCGCAACCGGCCACGAGCGAGCCCGAGGCCGAGCAGGCCCAGCAGCCGCAGGCCGCGGCCTCGCCGGCCGGAGGTGGCGAGGGCCAGACCGTGACGATGCCTGCCCTGGGCGAGTCGGTCACCGAAGGAACCGTCACCCGGTGGCTCAAGGCCGAGGGCGACGACGTGGCCGTCGACGAGCCCCTCCTCGAGGTCTCGACCGACAAGGTCGACACCGAGATCCCCTCTCCGATCGCCGGCACCCTGACGAAGATCCTTGTCGGCGAGGATGAGACCGTTCCGGTCGGGGGCGACCTCGCCATCATCGGCGGATCCGCGCCGGCTGAGGCTGAGGCCCCTGCCGCACCGGCCGAGCCCGAGGCCCCTGCCGCACCGGCCGAGGCTGAGGCCCCTGCCGCACCGGCCGAGGCGCCAGCTGCACCCGCCCAGCCCGAGGCACCAGCCCAGCCGGAGGCACCAGCAGCACCCGAGGCACCGGCCGAGGCGCCAGCTGCACCTGCCACGCCCGCAGCCGCGACGAGCGACTCCTCGGATGCGGCTGCCTACGTGACCCCCCTGGTGCGCAAGCTCGCTGCCCAGAACGGGATCGACCTGTCGACGCTCAAGGGAACCGGAGTGGGTGGCCGGATTCGCAAGCAGGACGTCCTCGACGCGGCGCAGGCCGCGCAGGCCGCTCAGGCCGCGCAGGAGCCGGCCGCGCCGGAGGCACCGGCTCCCGCTCCCGCCGCGGCCGAAGCCCCGGCGGCAGCACCCGCGGCGGCTGCGGCCGTGTCGCCGAAGCGCGGCACCCGAGAGAAGATGACGCGACTGCGGAAGATCATCGCGACGCGCATGGTCGAGTCGCTCCAGGTCTCCGCCCAGCTCACGACCGTCGTCGAGGTGGACCTCACCAAGGTCGCGCGGATCCGGGACCGGGTGAAGAAGGACTTCGAGGCCCGCGAGGGCACGAAGCTCAGCTTCCTGCCCTTCCTCGCCCTGGCTGCGACCGAGGCGCTCAAGGCCCACCCGATGGTCAACGCGAGCGTCGAGGGCGACGAGGTGGTCTACCACGGGACCGAGAACCTCTCGATCGCCGTGGACACCGACAAGGGCCTCATGGTCCCGGTCGTCAAGAACGTGGGCGATCTCAACATCGCCGGACTGGCCCGCGCCATCGCCGACCTGGCCGACCGGACCCGCAACAACAAGGTCACTCCCGACGACCTGTCCGGTGGCACGTTCACGATCACCAACACCGGCAGCCGCGGCGCGCTCTTCGACACGCCGATCATCAACCAGCCGCAGGTGGCCATCCTCGGCACCGGCACGATCGTCAAGCGACCCGTCGTCGTCACCGACGCTGATGGCGGCGAGACGATCGCGATCCGCTCGATGATGTATCTCGCGCTGTCCTACGACCACCGGATCGTGGACGGCGCCGATGCGGCCCGCTTCCTCGGCACGATGAAGGCGCGGCTCGAAGAGGGCCACTTCGAGGCCTGA
- a CDS encoding protein kinase domain-containing protein: MSAVDSSPPDVPGHLLDRIIGEGASSLVWSGVDQAGEPVAVKVPRPGADPGGHAGAVERHVLSAVRHPHLVPLREVVPLADGRTALVFDLVTGASLRTMVRTRGQLRPGEAVTILTPLCQAVAALHAAGGLHGDVSPGNVMLTAAGRPLLLDLGASHVVGHVGPVWGTEGFVAPEVREGGPPTSASDIFSLGALAWFCLTGNGAPDTVQRLDPATITSHVGPELTEVIAASIDPDPTARPSAAHLAGVFYAAVGAEPVEVVVGADDASALTHRLRADAALEAPEPAQRPWAPRRLIVVGAALGAVVLAVGGWLLLGGSPAAEASRGQDAPDSAAAVTAPVRPEASTPIVGRTTGRSTDGVARRHPGQLQHDVAAPERRTAELLQWLSDRRARALMDRDVDGLAGVHRAGSASHASDVHLVETLLASGDRYADLRLSVGSATWVRGDRERATVRARVGWSDYAVVNRSGARRLRPAASGDVLDFDLRRGPDGWRIEHISVAGST, from the coding sequence GTGAGCGCCGTCGACTCGAGCCCGCCCGACGTCCCCGGGCACCTACTGGACCGGATCATCGGCGAGGGGGCCTCCAGCCTGGTCTGGTCCGGCGTCGACCAGGCGGGCGAACCGGTGGCGGTGAAGGTTCCGCGCCCCGGTGCGGACCCCGGTGGCCACGCCGGGGCGGTCGAGCGCCACGTGCTCTCGGCGGTCCGGCACCCGCACCTCGTCCCCCTTCGTGAGGTCGTGCCCCTCGCCGACGGGCGCACCGCCCTGGTCTTCGACCTGGTCACCGGCGCGTCGCTGCGGACGATGGTCCGGACCCGCGGGCAGCTGCGGCCGGGGGAGGCGGTGACCATCCTGACGCCGCTCTGCCAGGCCGTCGCCGCGCTGCACGCCGCGGGGGGCCTCCACGGTGACGTCTCGCCCGGGAACGTCATGCTCACCGCAGCGGGGCGACCGCTCCTGCTCGACCTGGGAGCCTCGCACGTCGTCGGCCATGTCGGGCCGGTCTGGGGGACGGAAGGTTTCGTCGCTCCGGAGGTCCGGGAGGGGGGCCCTCCCACCAGCGCGAGCGACATCTTCTCCCTCGGGGCGCTGGCGTGGTTCTGCCTCACCGGCAACGGCGCTCCGGACACGGTCCAGCGTCTCGACCCCGCCACCATCACCAGCCATGTGGGTCCCGAGCTCACCGAGGTGATCGCCGCGTCCATCGACCCCGACCCCACGGCGCGGCCCTCGGCGGCGCACCTGGCTGGGGTGTTCTACGCGGCGGTGGGGGCCGAGCCGGTCGAGGTCGTCGTGGGCGCAGACGACGCCTCGGCTCTGACCCACCGGCTGCGGGCCGATGCTGCCCTCGAGGCACCGGAGCCGGCGCAGCGCCCGTGGGCCCCACGGCGACTCATCGTCGTCGGTGCGGCCCTCGGCGCCGTGGTCCTGGCGGTCGGGGGCTGGCTCCTGCTCGGTGGCTCGCCCGCAGCTGAGGCCTCGCGAGGGCAGGACGCCCCGGACTCGGCGGCCGCCGTCACCGCGCCGGTCCGACCAGAGGCGTCGACTCCTATCGTGGGGAGGACCACCGGGCGGTCGACCGACGGGGTTGCCCGCCGCCACCCGGGCCAGCTGCAGCACGACGTCGCCGCCCCCGAACGCCGGACCGCCGAGCTGCTGCAGTGGCTGTCGGACCGCCGCGCGCGAGCACTCATGGACCGCGATGTCGATGGCCTCGCCGGCGTGCACCGGGCAGGTTCGGCATCGCACGCGTCCGACGTCCATCTCGTCGAGACCCTGCTGGCCAGCGGCGACCGCTACGCCGACCTCCGACTCTCCGTGGGCAGCGCCACCTGGGTGCGCGGGGACCGGGAGCGCGCGACGGTGCGGGCCCGAGTGGGCTGGTCGGACTACGCCGTCGTCAACCGGTCCGGAGCGCGCCGACTCCGGCCGGCCGCAAGCGGGGACGTCCTCGACTTCGACCTCCGCCGGGGCCCGGACGGGTGGCGGATCGAGCACATCAGCGTCGCAGGGTCCACCTGA
- a CDS encoding TIGR01777 family oxidoreductase produces MPKRVAVTGASGLIGGALRRHLLARGDEVVRLVRRRAGAPDEVAWDPARRRLPPDALADVDAVVNLAGAGVGDRRWSDDYKRTILASRVDATTTVAQAIAGEHERSGRAVRLVNASAVGYYGDRGDEVLTESSGPGRDFLASVVVHWEQATEAVGPAVPVAVIRTGLVMAPDGGAFERLLTLARLGLGGPLGSGREWWPWVTLNDTVRAVTHLIDHPELSGPFNLASPGEARQRDIAAAFGRALHRPALLPAPRLALRAVVGEFADSILASQRVHPVRLTDSGFDFEHADLDAAVRWTLRR; encoded by the coding sequence ATGCCGAAGCGCGTCGCCGTCACCGGGGCTTCCGGTCTGATCGGCGGCGCGCTTCGGCGTCATCTCCTCGCTCGCGGGGACGAGGTGGTCCGGCTGGTGCGCCGCCGGGCCGGCGCTCCGGACGAGGTGGCTTGGGACCCGGCGCGGAGACGACTCCCGCCCGACGCCCTGGCCGACGTCGACGCCGTGGTCAACCTGGCGGGTGCCGGCGTGGGCGACCGCCGCTGGAGCGACGACTACAAGCGGACCATCCTGGCCTCGCGGGTGGATGCCACGACAACGGTTGCGCAGGCCATTGCCGGGGAGCACGAGCGCTCTGGTCGCGCCGTCAGGCTGGTCAACGCCTCGGCCGTGGGCTACTACGGGGATCGCGGGGACGAGGTCCTCACCGAGAGCAGCGGCCCGGGGCGCGACTTCCTCGCCTCCGTGGTCGTGCACTGGGAGCAGGCCACTGAGGCGGTGGGCCCCGCAGTGCCTGTCGCCGTGATCCGGACGGGCCTCGTCATGGCGCCGGACGGCGGCGCCTTCGAGCGGCTCCTCACGCTGGCCCGCCTCGGCCTGGGCGGACCTCTCGGCAGCGGCCGGGAGTGGTGGCCGTGGGTGACCCTCAACGACACGGTCCGCGCCGTGACCCACCTGATCGACCACCCCGAGCTGAGCGGCCCCTTCAACCTCGCTTCACCGGGAGAGGCCAGGCAACGCGACATTGCCGCGGCGTTCGGCCGCGCCCTGCACCGGCCCGCTCTCCTGCCCGCGCCCAGGCTGGCCCTCCGGGCGGTGGTCGGTGAGTTCGCGGACAGCATCCTCGCGAGCCAGCGGGTGCACCCGGTCCGGCTCACCGACAGCGGCTTCGACTTCGAGCACGCCGATCTCGATGCAGCCGTCAGGTGGACCCTGCGACGCTGA
- a CDS encoding leucyl aminopeptidase yields the protein MANLTLSTRAAAEAPGDALVLGIVQGADGANLAPGHGLPRKTVTHLESVIADLDLTGKAGEVTAVAAVPGVTARVVVLAGIGELSGRTDGDSLEDVRRGFGAATRSLNKKKKVVVSVPGTSAALVAATAEGAALGAYTVSKAGSPSTEGVTAIALAGPTDAAARRAVKRAAVLAQSVGYTRDLVNLPPNLLYPATFVDSLAERVKGSKVKLKTYDMRQLRAGGFGGTVGVGQGSANEPRIAVLTYAPARPKASIALVGKGITFDSGGLCIKPAAGMVTMKSDMAGAAAVAAAVLAVAELGLPVAVTGYLGLAENMPSSTAQRPSDVVTMRGGKTVEILNTDAEGRMVLGDCIALASESNPDAIVDIATLTGAQVVALANTAAVMGNDEALRSRVLEAADAAGEAMWPMPLPKELRPALDSINADLAHKGGVEGGMLTAGIFLGEFVGEGIPWSHVDIAGPSFNDKAPAGYLQKGGTGFGVRTLVSLVESYA from the coding sequence GTCCAGGGGGCAGACGGAGCGAACCTCGCTCCGGGCCACGGGCTGCCGCGGAAGACGGTGACCCACCTCGAGTCGGTGATCGCAGACCTCGACCTGACCGGCAAGGCCGGGGAGGTGACCGCGGTCGCCGCGGTGCCCGGCGTCACGGCCCGGGTCGTCGTCCTCGCGGGGATCGGTGAGCTCAGTGGGCGGACGGACGGGGACTCGCTCGAGGACGTGCGCCGCGGCTTCGGGGCTGCGACCAGGTCGCTGAACAAGAAGAAGAAGGTCGTCGTCAGCGTCCCCGGAACGTCCGCGGCGCTGGTCGCCGCGACCGCCGAGGGAGCGGCCCTCGGTGCCTACACCGTCTCGAAGGCGGGGTCACCGAGCACCGAGGGCGTCACGGCCATCGCCCTCGCGGGGCCCACCGACGCGGCAGCCCGCAGGGCCGTGAAACGGGCCGCGGTGCTGGCCCAGTCCGTCGGCTACACCCGGGACCTGGTGAACCTGCCCCCGAACCTGCTCTACCCGGCGACATTCGTCGACTCCCTGGCCGAGCGGGTCAAGGGCAGCAAGGTGAAGCTGAAGACCTACGACATGAGGCAGCTGCGAGCCGGGGGGTTCGGCGGCACCGTCGGGGTGGGCCAGGGCTCGGCCAACGAGCCGCGGATCGCCGTGCTCACCTATGCCCCGGCTCGACCGAAGGCATCGATCGCCCTCGTCGGCAAGGGCATCACGTTCGACTCGGGTGGCCTCTGCATCAAGCCCGCTGCGGGCATGGTGACGATGAAGAGCGACATGGCGGGCGCAGCCGCGGTCGCTGCCGCCGTCCTCGCCGTCGCCGAGCTCGGCCTCCCCGTGGCCGTGACCGGCTACCTCGGGCTCGCCGAGAACATGCCGAGCTCGACCGCTCAGCGCCCCAGCGACGTCGTGACGATGCGGGGAGGCAAGACGGTCGAGATCCTCAACACCGACGCCGAGGGGCGGATGGTGCTCGGCGACTGCATCGCGCTCGCGAGCGAGTCGAACCCTGACGCGATCGTCGACATCGCCACCCTGACCGGCGCACAGGTCGTGGCGCTGGCGAACACGGCCGCGGTGATGGGCAACGACGAGGCCCTCCGAAGCCGCGTGCTGGAGGCCGCCGACGCCGCCGGAGAGGCGATGTGGCCGATGCCGCTGCCGAAGGAGCTGCGGCCGGCGCTCGACTCGATCAACGCGGACCTGGCCCACAAGGGCGGCGTCGAGGGCGGAATGCTCACCGCCGGGATCTTCCTCGGCGAGTTCGTCGGCGAAGGCATCCCGTGGAGCCACGTCGACATCGCCGGTCCGTCCTTCAACGACAAGGCGCCCGCTGGCTACCTGCAGAAGGGCGGCACGGGCTTCGGGGTTCGGACCCTCGTCTCGCTCGTCGAGAGCTACGCCTGA
- a CDS encoding ABC transporter ATP-binding protein, protein MDVAVQTVNLRKSYLGRGGRRVAVQGLTMTVPAGGVHGFLGPNGSGKTTTIRMLLGLIRPDSGTAQVFGRSVPKELPAVIDRVGAIVESPKFFPAFTGRQNLRLLADAIGTPRHRIDEVLETTHLGDRGRDRYAGYSLGMKQRLAIAATLLKDPELLIFDEPTNGLDPAGIREVRDTMRSLGESGRTVLVSSHILAEMEQVADTVTIIGHGRTLAEGAVADILGGAGAPQVRVTVSSPAQAEDVLTTAGLRVSRDDTHLVVSGADDPAEITRLLAGHALYVSELTPIRPDLESAFLLLTSDEGLGSDADRQAGGLAAGGAA, encoded by the coding sequence ATGGACGTCGCTGTCCAGACGGTGAACCTGCGTAAGAGCTACCTCGGCCGGGGAGGGCGCCGCGTCGCCGTCCAGGGCCTGACGATGACCGTTCCCGCCGGCGGCGTGCACGGCTTCCTCGGACCGAACGGGTCGGGCAAGACGACCACGATCCGGATGCTGCTCGGACTGATCCGGCCGGACTCCGGCACCGCGCAGGTCTTCGGCCGCAGCGTCCCGAAGGAGCTGCCCGCCGTCATCGACCGGGTCGGCGCCATCGTGGAGTCACCCAAGTTCTTTCCCGCCTTCACGGGCCGTCAGAACCTCCGGCTCCTCGCCGACGCCATCGGCACTCCGCGCCACCGGATCGACGAGGTCCTCGAGACCACCCACCTGGGCGACCGCGGCCGGGACCGTTATGCCGGTTACTCCCTCGGCATGAAGCAGCGCCTCGCCATCGCCGCGACCCTGCTCAAGGACCCTGAGCTGCTCATCTTCGACGAGCCGACCAACGGCCTCGACCCTGCCGGCATCCGCGAGGTGCGCGACACGATGCGCAGCCTCGGCGAGAGCGGCCGGACCGTTCTCGTCAGCTCGCACATCCTCGCCGAGATGGAGCAGGTGGCCGACACGGTGACGATCATCGGCCACGGCCGAACCCTGGCCGAGGGCGCCGTCGCCGACATCCTCGGCGGCGCGGGGGCACCCCAGGTCCGGGTGACCGTGTCATCCCCGGCCCAGGCTGAGGACGTGCTCACGACGGCGGGCCTGCGGGTCAGCCGCGACGACACCCATCTCGTCGTGTCGGGTGCCGACGACCCGGCGGAGATCACCCGCCTGCTCGCCGGTCACGCCCTCTACGTCAGCGAGCTGACGCCGATCAGGCCCGACCTCGAGTCGGCCTTCCTGCTCCTGACCTCCGACGAGGGCCTCGGCTCGGACGCCGACCGACAAGCCGGCGGACTCGCGGCGGGAGGCGCCGCATGA